A single genomic interval of Gossypium raimondii isolate GPD5lz chromosome 11, ASM2569854v1, whole genome shotgun sequence harbors:
- the LOC105761023 gene encoding mannosylglycoprotein endo-beta-mannosidase isoform X1, whose translation MAEIGKTLLESGWLAARSTEVELTGSQLTTTHPPTGPSSPWMEAVVPGTVLATLVKNKVVADPFYGLENEMIIDIADSGREYYKFWFFTKFQCKLSGAQHLDLNFRAINYSAEVYLNGHKMVLPKGMFRRHSLEVTDILNPDGENLLAVLVHPPDHPGRIPPEGGQGGDHEIGKDVATQYVEGWDWIAPVRDRNTGIWDEVSISVTGPVKIIDPHLVSSFFDQYTRAYLHATTELENRSAWVADCSLNIQVATELEGSVCLIEHLQTQHVSVPPGARIQYTFPKLSFYKPNLWWPNGLGKQSLYNVSITVDVKGYGESDTWGHLFGFRKIESHIDRATGGRLFKVNGQPIFIRGGNWILSDCLLRLSKERYKTDIKFHADMNLNMIRCWGGGLAERPEFYHYCDVYGLLVWQEFWITGDVDGRGIPISNPDGPLDHDLFMLCARDTVKLLRNYPSLALWVGGNEQVPPDDINTALKNDLKLHPLFESHSENALSIEEEDPSQYLDGTRVYIQGSMWDGFANGKGDFTDGPYEIQNPEDFFKDNFYNYGFNPEVGSVGMPVAATIRATMPPKGWQIPLFKKLTNGYTEEVPNPIWEYHKYIPYSKPGKVHDQIELYGIPKDLDDFCLKAQLVNYVQYRALLEGWTSRMWSKYTGVLIWKTQNPWSGLRGQFYDYLLDQTAGFYGCRCAAEPIHVQLNLATYFIEVVNTTSEELSNVAVEASVWDLEGACPSYNVFDKLSLPPKKVMSISELNHPKSENPKPVYFLLLKLYNMSNNSIISRNFYWLYLPGGDYKLLEPYRNKRIPLQITSKTSHKDSSYEIEMNVQNKSEKPDPKILTYKNKFANRREDGEFDMSSLEPIHDKTEEKQKAGLFQRLYRQFPRETDGSKITEIKGSDVGVVFFLKFSVHALKTDNKGGEDTRILPVHYSDNYFSLVPGEEMSIKMSFEVPQGVTPRVTLEGWNYQSEVHTVI comes from the exons ATGGCGGAGATAGGAAAAACTCTGCTTGAATCGGGATGGCTCGCTGCGAGATCCACCGAGGTTGAACTCACTGGATCTCAGCTCACAACTACCCATCCCCCGACTGGCCCAAGCTCTCCTTGGATGGAAGCTGTCGTTCCCGGAAC TGTTCTGGCGACTCTAGTAAAGAACAAAGTTGTCGCTGACCCTTTCTATGGTTTGGAGAATGAGATGATCATTGATATAGCTGATTCTGGAAGGGAATACTACAAATTCTggtttttcacaaaattccagTGTAAGCTG TCAGGAGCTCAGCATTTAGATCTGAATTTTCGTGCAATCAATTACTCTGCAGAGGTGTACTTAAATGGCCACAAAATGGTTCTTCCGAAAGGGATGTTTCGACGACATTCCCTTGAAGTAACTGATATCCTAAATCCTGATGGTGAAAACTTGCTGGCTGTTCTTGTTCACCCACCAGACCATCCAGGGAGAATTCCCCCTGAGGGTGGGCAAGGTGGGGATCATGAG ATTGGAAAAGATGTTGCCACACAATATGTTGAGGGTTGGGATTGGATAGCTCCAGTGAG GGATAGGAACACTGGTATTTGGGATGAAGTATCAATATCTGTTACTGGG CCGGTAAAAATAATTGATCCGCACTTGGTTTCATCATTTTTTGACCAATACACAAGGGCATACTTGCATGCAACAACTGAATTGGAAAACAGAAGTGCTTGGGTTGCTGACTGTTCCTTGAATATCCAAGTAGCAACAGAACTTGAAGGAAGTGTTTGCTTAATCGAGCATCTTCAGACTCAACATGTTTCAGTTCCTCCAGGAGCACGTATCCAGTATACATTTCCTAAG CTTTCCTTCTACAAGCCCAATTTATGGTGGCCAAATGGCTTGGGAAAGCAATCCCTGTATAATGTCAGTATTACTGTTGATGTCAAGGGATATGGAGAGTCTGATACGTGGGGCCATCTATTTGGTTTTCGCAAGATCGAGTCTCACATAGATCGTGCTACTGGAGGGAG GTTGTTCAAGGTAAATGGGCAGCCTATTTTTATCCGTGGTGGTAACTGGATATTGTCAGACTGTTTGCTACGCCTTTCTAAGGAGCGTTACAAAACAGACATAAAATTTCATGCAGATATGAATCTGAACATGATTCGTTGCTGGGGAGGTGGGTTGGCTGAGAGGCctgaattttatcattattgTGACGTTTATGGTCTGCTG GTATGGCAGGAGTTTTGGATTACGGGTGATGTTGATGGAAGAGGTATCCCAATATCAAATCCAGATGGCCCACTTGACCATGATCTTTTTATGCTATGTGCCAGAGATACAGTCAAGCTTTTAAGGAATTATCCTAGTCTTGCTCTTTGGGTTGGTGGAAATGAGCAAGTTCCACCAGATGACATCAACACAGCTTTAAAGAATGACCTGAAACTACATCCATTGTTTGAGAGCCACAGTGAAAATGCATTGTCCATTGAAGAAGAGGACCCTAGCCAATATCTGGATGGCACACGTGTTTATATCCAAGGATCCATGTGGGATGGCTTTGCTAATGGAAAGGGAGACTTCACTGATGGTCCCTATGAAATCCAAAATCCTGAAGACTTCTTTAAGGATAACTTTTAcaattatggttttaaccccGAGGTTGGTTCTGTAGGAATGCCTGTTGCAGCTACGATCAGAGCAACCATGCCTCCAAAGGGGTGGCAAATTCCATTGTTTAAGAAGCTTACCAATGGTTACACTGAAGAAGTTCCGAATCCCATTTGGGAATACCATAAATACATTCCTTATTCGAAACCAGGAAAGGTTCATGACCAGATAGAACTGTATGGGATCCCAAAAGATCTGGATGATTTTTGCTTGAAG GCTCAACTCGTTAACTACGTCCAGTATAGAGCTCTATTAGAGGGATGGACTTCCCGAATGTGGAGCAAATACACTGGGGTTTTGATTTGGAAGACACAGAATCCATGGTCTGGTCTTCGAGGTCAGTTTTATGATTACCTCCTAGACCAGACAGCAGGTTTCTATGGTTGTCGCTGCGCTGCAGAGCCAATTCATGTTCAGCTAAATCTTGCTACATATTTTATAGAG GTTGTAAACACTACATCAGAGGAATTGTCGAATGTTGCCGTAGAAGCATCAGTGTGGGATCTTGAAGGTGCTTGTCCGAGTTATAATGTTTTCGATAAGCTTTCCTTGCCACCGAAGAAAGTAATGTCAATTAGTGAGTTGAATCATCCAAAGTCCGAAAACCCAAAGCCAGTGTACTTTCTGCTTCTCAAACTCTACAACATGTCAAATAATAGCATTATATCCCGAAACTTTTACTGGCTGTATCTTCCTGGTGGAGATTACAAGCTGCTGGAACCATACCGGAACAAGCGAATTCCTCTTCAGATAACATCAAAGACATCTCACAAAGACTCCTcttatgaaattgaaatgaacgTACAAAACAAATCTGAGAAGCCTGATCCCAAAATTTTAACCTACAAGAACAAATTTGCTAACAGACGTGAAGATGGTGAGTTTGATATGTCTTCTCTTGAACCTATTCATGACAAAACTGAAGAGAAACAGAAGGCTGGTTTATTTCAGAGACTTTACAGACAATTTCCCAGGGAAACTGATGGCTCGAAGATTACAGAGATAAAGGGATCTGATGTCGGAGTTGTGTTCTTCCTTAAATTTTCCGTTCATGCTTTGAAGACAGATAACAAGGGAGGAGAAGACACTAGAATACTCCCAGTCCATTACTCGGATAACTATTTTTCACTAGTTCCTGGTGAGGAGATGTCGATTAAGATGTCATTCGAGGTCCCTCAAGGCGTCACCCCAAGAGTAACACTTGAAGGCTGGAACTACCAATCTGAAGTGCACACTGTTATTTGA
- the LOC105761023 gene encoding mannosylglycoprotein endo-beta-mannosidase isoform X2, which produces MVLPKGMFRRHSLEVTDILNPDGENLLAVLVHPPDHPGRIPPEGGQGGDHEIGKDVATQYVEGWDWIAPVRDRNTGIWDEVSISVTGPVKIIDPHLVSSFFDQYTRAYLHATTELENRSAWVADCSLNIQVATELEGSVCLIEHLQTQHVSVPPGARIQYTFPKLSFYKPNLWWPNGLGKQSLYNVSITVDVKGYGESDTWGHLFGFRKIESHIDRATGGRLFKVNGQPIFIRGGNWILSDCLLRLSKERYKTDIKFHADMNLNMIRCWGGGLAERPEFYHYCDVYGLLVWQEFWITGDVDGRGIPISNPDGPLDHDLFMLCARDTVKLLRNYPSLALWVGGNEQVPPDDINTALKNDLKLHPLFESHSENALSIEEEDPSQYLDGTRVYIQGSMWDGFANGKGDFTDGPYEIQNPEDFFKDNFYNYGFNPEVGSVGMPVAATIRATMPPKGWQIPLFKKLTNGYTEEVPNPIWEYHKYIPYSKPGKVHDQIELYGIPKDLDDFCLKAQLVNYVQYRALLEGWTSRMWSKYTGVLIWKTQNPWSGLRGQFYDYLLDQTAGFYGCRCAAEPIHVQLNLATYFIEVVNTTSEELSNVAVEASVWDLEGACPSYNVFDKLSLPPKKVMSISELNHPKSENPKPVYFLLLKLYNMSNNSIISRNFYWLYLPGGDYKLLEPYRNKRIPLQITSKTSHKDSSYEIEMNVQNKSEKPDPKILTYKNKFANRREDGEFDMSSLEPIHDKTEEKQKAGLFQRLYRQFPRETDGSKITEIKGSDVGVVFFLKFSVHALKTDNKGGEDTRILPVHYSDNYFSLVPGEEMSIKMSFEVPQGVTPRVTLEGWNYQSEVHTVI; this is translated from the exons ATGGTTCTTCCGAAAGGGATGTTTCGACGACATTCCCTTGAAGTAACTGATATCCTAAATCCTGATGGTGAAAACTTGCTGGCTGTTCTTGTTCACCCACCAGACCATCCAGGGAGAATTCCCCCTGAGGGTGGGCAAGGTGGGGATCATGAG ATTGGAAAAGATGTTGCCACACAATATGTTGAGGGTTGGGATTGGATAGCTCCAGTGAG GGATAGGAACACTGGTATTTGGGATGAAGTATCAATATCTGTTACTGGG CCGGTAAAAATAATTGATCCGCACTTGGTTTCATCATTTTTTGACCAATACACAAGGGCATACTTGCATGCAACAACTGAATTGGAAAACAGAAGTGCTTGGGTTGCTGACTGTTCCTTGAATATCCAAGTAGCAACAGAACTTGAAGGAAGTGTTTGCTTAATCGAGCATCTTCAGACTCAACATGTTTCAGTTCCTCCAGGAGCACGTATCCAGTATACATTTCCTAAG CTTTCCTTCTACAAGCCCAATTTATGGTGGCCAAATGGCTTGGGAAAGCAATCCCTGTATAATGTCAGTATTACTGTTGATGTCAAGGGATATGGAGAGTCTGATACGTGGGGCCATCTATTTGGTTTTCGCAAGATCGAGTCTCACATAGATCGTGCTACTGGAGGGAG GTTGTTCAAGGTAAATGGGCAGCCTATTTTTATCCGTGGTGGTAACTGGATATTGTCAGACTGTTTGCTACGCCTTTCTAAGGAGCGTTACAAAACAGACATAAAATTTCATGCAGATATGAATCTGAACATGATTCGTTGCTGGGGAGGTGGGTTGGCTGAGAGGCctgaattttatcattattgTGACGTTTATGGTCTGCTG GTATGGCAGGAGTTTTGGATTACGGGTGATGTTGATGGAAGAGGTATCCCAATATCAAATCCAGATGGCCCACTTGACCATGATCTTTTTATGCTATGTGCCAGAGATACAGTCAAGCTTTTAAGGAATTATCCTAGTCTTGCTCTTTGGGTTGGTGGAAATGAGCAAGTTCCACCAGATGACATCAACACAGCTTTAAAGAATGACCTGAAACTACATCCATTGTTTGAGAGCCACAGTGAAAATGCATTGTCCATTGAAGAAGAGGACCCTAGCCAATATCTGGATGGCACACGTGTTTATATCCAAGGATCCATGTGGGATGGCTTTGCTAATGGAAAGGGAGACTTCACTGATGGTCCCTATGAAATCCAAAATCCTGAAGACTTCTTTAAGGATAACTTTTAcaattatggttttaaccccGAGGTTGGTTCTGTAGGAATGCCTGTTGCAGCTACGATCAGAGCAACCATGCCTCCAAAGGGGTGGCAAATTCCATTGTTTAAGAAGCTTACCAATGGTTACACTGAAGAAGTTCCGAATCCCATTTGGGAATACCATAAATACATTCCTTATTCGAAACCAGGAAAGGTTCATGACCAGATAGAACTGTATGGGATCCCAAAAGATCTGGATGATTTTTGCTTGAAG GCTCAACTCGTTAACTACGTCCAGTATAGAGCTCTATTAGAGGGATGGACTTCCCGAATGTGGAGCAAATACACTGGGGTTTTGATTTGGAAGACACAGAATCCATGGTCTGGTCTTCGAGGTCAGTTTTATGATTACCTCCTAGACCAGACAGCAGGTTTCTATGGTTGTCGCTGCGCTGCAGAGCCAATTCATGTTCAGCTAAATCTTGCTACATATTTTATAGAG GTTGTAAACACTACATCAGAGGAATTGTCGAATGTTGCCGTAGAAGCATCAGTGTGGGATCTTGAAGGTGCTTGTCCGAGTTATAATGTTTTCGATAAGCTTTCCTTGCCACCGAAGAAAGTAATGTCAATTAGTGAGTTGAATCATCCAAAGTCCGAAAACCCAAAGCCAGTGTACTTTCTGCTTCTCAAACTCTACAACATGTCAAATAATAGCATTATATCCCGAAACTTTTACTGGCTGTATCTTCCTGGTGGAGATTACAAGCTGCTGGAACCATACCGGAACAAGCGAATTCCTCTTCAGATAACATCAAAGACATCTCACAAAGACTCCTcttatgaaattgaaatgaacgTACAAAACAAATCTGAGAAGCCTGATCCCAAAATTTTAACCTACAAGAACAAATTTGCTAACAGACGTGAAGATGGTGAGTTTGATATGTCTTCTCTTGAACCTATTCATGACAAAACTGAAGAGAAACAGAAGGCTGGTTTATTTCAGAGACTTTACAGACAATTTCCCAGGGAAACTGATGGCTCGAAGATTACAGAGATAAAGGGATCTGATGTCGGAGTTGTGTTCTTCCTTAAATTTTCCGTTCATGCTTTGAAGACAGATAACAAGGGAGGAGAAGACACTAGAATACTCCCAGTCCATTACTCGGATAACTATTTTTCACTAGTTCCTGGTGAGGAGATGTCGATTAAGATGTCATTCGAGGTCCCTCAAGGCGTCACCCCAAGAGTAACACTTGAAGGCTGGAACTACCAATCTGAAGTGCACACTGTTATTTGA
- the LOC105761023 gene encoding mannosylglycoprotein endo-beta-mannosidase isoform X3, whose protein sequence is MELSTYHTTQCHKPKPVKIIDPHLVSSFFDQYTRAYLHATTELENRSAWVADCSLNIQVATELEGSVCLIEHLQTQHVSVPPGARIQYTFPKLSFYKPNLWWPNGLGKQSLYNVSITVDVKGYGESDTWGHLFGFRKIESHIDRATGGRLFKVNGQPIFIRGGNWILSDCLLRLSKERYKTDIKFHADMNLNMIRCWGGGLAERPEFYHYCDVYGLLVWQEFWITGDVDGRGIPISNPDGPLDHDLFMLCARDTVKLLRNYPSLALWVGGNEQVPPDDINTALKNDLKLHPLFESHSENALSIEEEDPSQYLDGTRVYIQGSMWDGFANGKGDFTDGPYEIQNPEDFFKDNFYNYGFNPEVGSVGMPVAATIRATMPPKGWQIPLFKKLTNGYTEEVPNPIWEYHKYIPYSKPGKVHDQIELYGIPKDLDDFCLKAQLVNYVQYRALLEGWTSRMWSKYTGVLIWKTQNPWSGLRGQFYDYLLDQTAGFYGCRCAAEPIHVQLNLATYFIEVVNTTSEELSNVAVEASVWDLEGACPSYNVFDKLSLPPKKVMSISELNHPKSENPKPVYFLLLKLYNMSNNSIISRNFYWLYLPGGDYKLLEPYRNKRIPLQITSKTSHKDSSYEIEMNVQNKSEKPDPKILTYKNKFANRREDGEFDMSSLEPIHDKTEEKQKAGLFQRLYRQFPRETDGSKITEIKGSDVGVVFFLKFSVHALKTDNKGGEDTRILPVHYSDNYFSLVPGEEMSIKMSFEVPQGVTPRVTLEGWNYQSEVHTVI, encoded by the exons ATGGAGTTGAGCACATATCATACTACACAGTGCCACAAACCTAAG CCGGTAAAAATAATTGATCCGCACTTGGTTTCATCATTTTTTGACCAATACACAAGGGCATACTTGCATGCAACAACTGAATTGGAAAACAGAAGTGCTTGGGTTGCTGACTGTTCCTTGAATATCCAAGTAGCAACAGAACTTGAAGGAAGTGTTTGCTTAATCGAGCATCTTCAGACTCAACATGTTTCAGTTCCTCCAGGAGCACGTATCCAGTATACATTTCCTAAG CTTTCCTTCTACAAGCCCAATTTATGGTGGCCAAATGGCTTGGGAAAGCAATCCCTGTATAATGTCAGTATTACTGTTGATGTCAAGGGATATGGAGAGTCTGATACGTGGGGCCATCTATTTGGTTTTCGCAAGATCGAGTCTCACATAGATCGTGCTACTGGAGGGAG GTTGTTCAAGGTAAATGGGCAGCCTATTTTTATCCGTGGTGGTAACTGGATATTGTCAGACTGTTTGCTACGCCTTTCTAAGGAGCGTTACAAAACAGACATAAAATTTCATGCAGATATGAATCTGAACATGATTCGTTGCTGGGGAGGTGGGTTGGCTGAGAGGCctgaattttatcattattgTGACGTTTATGGTCTGCTG GTATGGCAGGAGTTTTGGATTACGGGTGATGTTGATGGAAGAGGTATCCCAATATCAAATCCAGATGGCCCACTTGACCATGATCTTTTTATGCTATGTGCCAGAGATACAGTCAAGCTTTTAAGGAATTATCCTAGTCTTGCTCTTTGGGTTGGTGGAAATGAGCAAGTTCCACCAGATGACATCAACACAGCTTTAAAGAATGACCTGAAACTACATCCATTGTTTGAGAGCCACAGTGAAAATGCATTGTCCATTGAAGAAGAGGACCCTAGCCAATATCTGGATGGCACACGTGTTTATATCCAAGGATCCATGTGGGATGGCTTTGCTAATGGAAAGGGAGACTTCACTGATGGTCCCTATGAAATCCAAAATCCTGAAGACTTCTTTAAGGATAACTTTTAcaattatggttttaaccccGAGGTTGGTTCTGTAGGAATGCCTGTTGCAGCTACGATCAGAGCAACCATGCCTCCAAAGGGGTGGCAAATTCCATTGTTTAAGAAGCTTACCAATGGTTACACTGAAGAAGTTCCGAATCCCATTTGGGAATACCATAAATACATTCCTTATTCGAAACCAGGAAAGGTTCATGACCAGATAGAACTGTATGGGATCCCAAAAGATCTGGATGATTTTTGCTTGAAG GCTCAACTCGTTAACTACGTCCAGTATAGAGCTCTATTAGAGGGATGGACTTCCCGAATGTGGAGCAAATACACTGGGGTTTTGATTTGGAAGACACAGAATCCATGGTCTGGTCTTCGAGGTCAGTTTTATGATTACCTCCTAGACCAGACAGCAGGTTTCTATGGTTGTCGCTGCGCTGCAGAGCCAATTCATGTTCAGCTAAATCTTGCTACATATTTTATAGAG GTTGTAAACACTACATCAGAGGAATTGTCGAATGTTGCCGTAGAAGCATCAGTGTGGGATCTTGAAGGTGCTTGTCCGAGTTATAATGTTTTCGATAAGCTTTCCTTGCCACCGAAGAAAGTAATGTCAATTAGTGAGTTGAATCATCCAAAGTCCGAAAACCCAAAGCCAGTGTACTTTCTGCTTCTCAAACTCTACAACATGTCAAATAATAGCATTATATCCCGAAACTTTTACTGGCTGTATCTTCCTGGTGGAGATTACAAGCTGCTGGAACCATACCGGAACAAGCGAATTCCTCTTCAGATAACATCAAAGACATCTCACAAAGACTCCTcttatgaaattgaaatgaacgTACAAAACAAATCTGAGAAGCCTGATCCCAAAATTTTAACCTACAAGAACAAATTTGCTAACAGACGTGAAGATGGTGAGTTTGATATGTCTTCTCTTGAACCTATTCATGACAAAACTGAAGAGAAACAGAAGGCTGGTTTATTTCAGAGACTTTACAGACAATTTCCCAGGGAAACTGATGGCTCGAAGATTACAGAGATAAAGGGATCTGATGTCGGAGTTGTGTTCTTCCTTAAATTTTCCGTTCATGCTTTGAAGACAGATAACAAGGGAGGAGAAGACACTAGAATACTCCCAGTCCATTACTCGGATAACTATTTTTCACTAGTTCCTGGTGAGGAGATGTCGATTAAGATGTCATTCGAGGTCCCTCAAGGCGTCACCCCAAGAGTAACACTTGAAGGCTGGAACTACCAATCTGAAGTGCACACTGTTATTTGA
- the LOC105761022 gene encoding uncharacterized protein LOC105761022 — MKLLCLYSSVSPVLPLPATGLDFNGQIFSKFTVRSPGRRFSSRLTVNSRGRTGEEPLPPILSSSSAYAVLGVDPNCSAAELKAAFRAKVKQYHPDVNKDGGDSDTMIRRVIQAYEMLCDYSRSEIIERECLDPFDSPESEAFDVFVNEVLCVGKGCPYSCVKRAPHAFSYDPSTGTARATSQGHGEDYRVQLAVGQCPRNCIHFVTPSQRIILEELLDSILNVPFDISAEADLLYSLIVKAKFENNRYQKPKKQPKTSTKNVDWF, encoded by the exons ATGAAATTATTGTGTCTGTACAGTTCAGTCTCTCCAGTTCTTCCACTTCCGGCAACCGGTTTAGATTTCAACGGCcaaattttctctaaatttacGGTAAGATCCCCAGGTCGTCGTTTCTCTTCCCGACTGACAGTTAATTCCAGAGGTAGAACCGGAGAAGAACCTCTTCCTCCGATTCTCTCCAGTTCCTCCGCTTACGCCGTCCTCGGCGTTGATCCTAACTGCTCTGCCGCCGAGCTCAAAGCTGCTTTCCGCGCcaaa gtTAAGCAGTATCATCCTGATGTCAACAAAGATGGAGGAGATTCTGATACTATGATCCGCCGTGTAATCCAGGCCTATGAG ATGTTATGTGATTACAGTCGATCCGAGATCATTGAGAG GGAATGCTTAGATCCCTTCGACAGCCCCGAAAGTGAAGCATTTGATGTTTTTGTTAACGAAGTTCTCTGCGTTGGCAAAG GTTGCCCATATTCATGTGTAAAGAGAGCCCCTCATGCATTCTCATACGATCCTTCGACTGGAACAGCACGTGCAACTTCTCAAG GACATGGTGAAGATTATCGAGTTCAGCTTGCAGTTGGTCAGTGTCCGAGAAATTGCATCCATTTTGTGACACCTTCACAAAGAATCATTCTGGAGGAGTTACTTGATAG CATCCTGAACGTGCCTTTCGACATTTCAGCAGAAGCAGACTTGCTTTATTCTCTTATAGTTAAAGCCAAGTTCGAAAATAATAGGTACCAAAAGCCGAAGAAGCAACCGAAAACTTCCACCAAAAATGTTGATTGGTTTTGA
- the LOC105761021 gene encoding uncharacterized protein LOC105761021: MAVAAASCFNNTCFITLKPNSSISTTNFPLSFSYPIFNGCNGISVTRIGSSSKTYAKFEKFQGDPSEANGEDIIVSSLQTQEQTIEEEEEDDSCLPSDLEGAVRQSGEASALFVSSGGMRAIVELLIPQLQFLDDEGAQAELWELSRIFLDTLMQETGCQKVKAIFPDAGAAALLKYRWKDAAFGFASLSDRKPVESQDEIIVMLVPDYQMLERVQRIASELSDDPPRPLVMWNPRLISEDVGVGVNVRQLRRYFLSSFTTVYSMRPLAAGAVFRCYPGLWKVFYDDKDRLGRYLLAKELVSRPDVEELEIIFGNAEEKSEQGPSFFSQAAGIFSSLNRFVKAISK, translated from the exons ATGGCTGTTGCAGCAGCTAGCTGCTTCAACAACACTTGCTTCATTACTTTGAAACCCAATAGTTCAATCTCAACCACCAACTTTCCCTTATCTTTTTCTTATCCAATCTTCAACGGCTGCAATGGGATTTCAGTGACCAGAATTGGGTCTAGCTCAAAAACATACGCCAAGTTTGAGAAATTTCAAGGTGACCCTTCAGAAGCTAATGGTGAAGATATTATAGTATCTTCTCTACAAACCCAGGAACAAAccattgaagaagaagaagaagatgacag TTGTTTGCCATCTGACTTGGAGGGTGCAGTGAGGCAATCAGGTGAAGCAAGTGCCTTGTTTGTGTCTTCAGGAGGAATGAGAGCTATT gTTGAGCTCCTAATTCCTCAGTTACAGTTTCTTGATGATGAAGGTGCTCAAGCTGAGCTTTGGGAATTATCCAGAATTTTCTTGGATACACTTATGCAAGAAACTGGATGTCAG AAAGTTAAAGCTATATTTCCTGATGCTGGAGCTGCTGCATTACTGAAATATCGATGGAAAGATGCTGCTTTTGGATTTGCCAG TTTGAGTGATCGGAAGCCGGTAGAGAGCCAAGATGAGATTATAGTCATGCTTGTTCCTGATTACCAGATGTTGGAGCGCGTACAGAGAATTGCCTCGGAACTATCAGATGATCCG CCTAGGCCTCTTGTCATGTGGAATCCGCGTCTCATAAGCGAAGATGTTGGGGTTGGGGTTAATGTTCGACAGCTAAGGCGATACTTTTTAAG TTCTTTCACGACCGTTTACTCAATGAGACCTTTGGCAGCTGGTGCTGTGTTTAGGTGTTATCCAGG ATTGTGGAAGGTGTTTTACGATGATAAAGACAGGCTTGGAAGATATTTGCTTGCAAAAGAACTTGTGAGCCGTCCCGATGTGGAAGaactcgag ATAATATTCGGAAATGCAGAGGAGAAGTCCGAGCAAGGCCCATCATTTTTTAGTCAAGCTGCAGgcattttctcttcactaaatCGATTCGTGAAAGCCATTTCAAAATAA